Proteins encoded in a region of the Bombiscardovia apis genome:
- a CDS encoding Pr6Pr family membrane protein: MRFLASIYRFVLVAFALAGTYQGWLSGSARAWIPLDFQATFLLAVVMLWAAAAALLKGTEPPAWLKGFATLYALIGALAAWTFEGSAGLLAGLRVWGIPLALMTRVLVPAMAVLDFLLFDAHRRYPWHFTLSWMAYLPLYAAFVLIRAAVWPGLGAGSRASDYPYSGIDLAALGWERFVINAAQYLVACFALGLALFLIDRIMPKRTALTV, from the coding sequence ATGAGATTTTTGGCCTCGATCTACCGCTTTGTGCTGGTGGCTTTCGCGCTCGCCGGCACTTATCAAGGCTGGCTGAGTGGTTCTGCGCGCGCGTGGATTCCGCTCGACTTTCAAGCCACTTTCTTGCTGGCGGTGGTCATGCTCTGGGCGGCAGCTGCGGCTCTCTTAAAAGGCACGGAGCCCCCGGCTTGGCTCAAGGGTTTTGCTACCCTCTATGCGTTGATTGGTGCTTTGGCGGCTTGGACTTTTGAAGGCTCGGCTGGCTTGCTGGCGGGCCTGCGGGTCTGGGGCATTCCGCTGGCGCTGATGACGCGCGTTTTGGTTCCTGCTATGGCAGTCCTCGACTTCCTCCTATTCGATGCCCACCGGCGCTATCCTTGGCATTTCACGCTCTCATGGATGGCTTACCTGCCTCTATACGCGGCCTTCGTGCTGATTCGTGCGGCCGTCTGGCCTGGCTTGGGTGCTGGCAGTCGGGCGAGCGATTACCCTTACTCTGGCATAGATTTGGCTGCCTTAGGTTGGGAGCGATTCGTGATAAACGCCGCCCAATATTTGGTGGCCTGCTTCGCTCTGGGCTTAGCGCTCTTCCTCATTGACCGCATAATGCCCAAACGCACGGCCCTCACCGTGTAA
- the rph gene encoding ribonuclease PH translates to MVAIADMLSQDTVVRPDGRAVDELRPVRITRGWTQAPEGSVLIECGNTRVLCTASFTPTLPRWRKDSGLGWVTAEYAMLPRATSDRTSRESVRGKVGGRTQEISRLIGRCLRGVVNMKALGENQVQIDCDVLQADGGTRTASVTGAYIALADALAWAEHKGHIKSAEKALGSQISAVSVGIIDGKPMLDLPYVEDSRAMTDMNVAMTGTGEFIEVQGTAEHQPFNREELNALLDLATKGNKALQAMQRKALAAEIGQVVSSEQAEG, encoded by the coding sequence ATGGTGGCAATTGCAGATATGCTCTCTCAAGACACGGTTGTGCGCCCAGACGGGCGGGCAGTCGACGAGCTGCGCCCGGTGCGCATTACGCGCGGTTGGACCCAGGCCCCCGAAGGCTCCGTGCTGATTGAATGCGGTAATACGCGCGTCTTGTGCACGGCCTCCTTTACGCCCACCCTGCCCCGCTGGCGCAAGGATTCCGGCCTAGGTTGGGTTACGGCAGAATACGCCATGCTGCCTCGCGCTACTTCTGACCGCACCTCTCGCGAATCGGTGCGCGGCAAGGTAGGAGGGCGCACGCAGGAGATTTCTCGCTTGATTGGGCGCTGCCTGCGCGGTGTGGTGAACATGAAAGCCCTTGGCGAGAACCAAGTTCAGATTGACTGCGATGTGCTACAAGCAGACGGCGGCACTCGCACCGCTTCGGTCACTGGTGCATACATTGCTTTAGCCGATGCCTTGGCTTGGGCCGAGCACAAGGGCCATATTAAGAGCGCTGAGAAAGCTCTCGGCTCGCAAATTTCCGCCGTCTCAGTAGGTATTATCGACGGTAAGCCCATGCTTGACCTGCCCTACGTAGAAGACAGCAGGGCTATGACCGACATGAACGTGGCCATGACGGGAACCGGCGAATTCATTGAGGTTCAAGGCACAGCCGAGCACCAGCCTTTCAATCGTGAAGAGTTGAACGCCCTACTCGATTTAGCAACCAAAGGCAATAAAGCCCTCCAAGCTATGCAACGCAAGGCTTTGGCAGCCGAGATCGGGCAAGTAGTGTCATCCGAGCAGGCAGAAGGTTAG
- a CDS encoding non-canonical purine NTP pyrophosphatase, protein MAQDKARRIVVATHNEGKLGEMRAILQKSLDAVAADRDEQMAEFTLVSAGQLGLPDPVETGVTFEQNALLKAEDVAKRTGLPALADDSGLIVDVMGAAPGILSARWSGVHGDDKANVRLLLAQLQDLPVNKLGAQFVCAAALVLPTGTGQEVVAEQSKPTEFIRTGRMAGHIIHEPRGEQGFGYDPIFVPDDQPQRALEAGIELTSAQLSAQEKNAISHRGKALKAIMPTLVSALL, encoded by the coding sequence ATGGCGCAAGATAAGGCTAGGCGAATCGTCGTCGCCACGCATAATGAGGGCAAGCTGGGCGAGATGCGCGCTATCTTGCAAAAAAGTTTGGACGCGGTCGCAGCTGATCGAGATGAACAGATGGCTGAGTTTACACTGGTTTCGGCCGGCCAGCTTGGTCTTCCCGACCCAGTTGAAACGGGCGTGACCTTTGAACAGAACGCCCTGCTCAAGGCCGAGGATGTGGCCAAACGCACGGGGCTTCCGGCGCTCGCCGATGATTCGGGGCTGATTGTTGACGTGATGGGTGCCGCTCCGGGCATTCTTTCGGCACGCTGGTCCGGGGTTCACGGCGACGACAAAGCCAATGTGCGCCTGCTGCTGGCCCAATTGCAAGACTTGCCTGTCAACAAGCTGGGCGCTCAGTTCGTATGCGCTGCTGCCCTTGTTTTGCCTACGGGAACGGGGCAAGAAGTGGTTGCCGAACAAAGTAAGCCCACTGAATTTATTCGCACAGGCCGTATGGCGGGCCATATTATCCATGAGCCGCGCGGTGAACAGGGCTTCGGCTACGATCCGATTTTTGTGCCCGACGACCAGCCTCAGCGTGCTCTTGAAGCAGGAATAGAGCTGACCTCAGCTCAGCTGAGTGCGCAAGAAAAGAATGCAATATCTCACCGAGGTAAGGCTCTCAAGGCGATTATGCCTACGCTCGTATCTGCCCTACTATAA